One Cucumis sativus cultivar 9930 chromosome 1, Cucumber_9930_V3, whole genome shotgun sequence DNA segment encodes these proteins:
- the LOC101215951 gene encoding axial regulator YABBY 5-like, giving the protein MATTCLDIAPEQLCYIPCNFCNIVLAVSVPCSSLFDIVTVRCGHCTNLWSVNMAAAFHSLSWQDVQVPSYNLYGCNGADFQGDFGSSSKCNNNVNKMEIRVPTTIPAEERVVNRPPEKRQRVPSAYNQFIKEEIQRIKASNPEISHREAFSTAAKNWAHFPRIHFGLMLETNNQVKLDDGSERLMPRAALLNK; this is encoded by the exons ATGGCCACCACTTGCCTCGATATTGCACCTGAACAACTTTGCTACATCCCTTGCAATTTTTGCAATATTGTTCTTGCg GTGAGTGTTCCATGCAGTAGTTTGTTTGACATTGTGACAGTCCGATGTGGGCACTGCACAAATTTGTGGTCCGTTAATATGGCTGCTGCATTTCACTCTCTTTCTTGGCAAGATGTTCAG GTTCCAAGTTACAACTTATACGGTTGTAATGGAGCTGATTTTCAAGGAGATTTTGGATCATCATCCAAATGTAACAACAATGTTAATAAGATGGAAATTCGAGTACCCACTACAATTCCAGCAGAGGAGAGGGTTGTGAATCGAC cTCCCGAGAAAAGGCAGAGAGTACCTTCTGCATATAATCAGTTCATAAA AGAGGAAATCCAAAGGATCAAAGCAAGTAATCCTGAGATTAGCCATAGGGAAGCATTCAGTACGGCAGCTAAAAAC TGGGCACATTTTCCTCGTATTCACTTTGGTCTGATGTTGGAAACCAACAATCAAGTGAAGCTAGATGAT GGTTCTGAGCGTTTAATGCCAAGGGCTGCACTATTAAACAAATGA